The genomic stretch ATACCTCACATGTTCTGCAACCGTTGCTGATAACTCTAGTAGTGTGTTCCTGTACTGTAAGCGTTCTCAAACGAGGATTTTCTTTGTGCAAACAGGTAcgtttattcattaatttgaACTAGAGTTTAGATTGaagagaaattgaaaaatacaGTTAACTggttgtataaaaaaatagttttcaaCGGagtttatttagaaaaaagaaaaaaaaatcacacctgaaaaaaaaatcaagaatgatttacaataatttagttctaaaacgtgaaaaaattctaccttttatattttcttacaattattcttaggtgaaaattaaataacataaaattaaatcaaggcgtattaatataaaacatgaggtcaaaagaggaaaaaagaaatttaaaaaaaaaagagtgaaagaattaaaggaaaaaaaaaaaaaatgcagaatgTGAGTAAAAATGAATTAGAGTCACAACTTTATGATTGTCTTTAAAAGGCGAAGCGTGTTCGACTTTCCTTATCAGTTATCTATACTGAAACGTGGCTGGCAATTTGCTAAAGGTGATGCCAATGGTTATTTTACTTAATCGATGATATCAAACAGATCGATTATTCGAAGGACACATGCCCACTCGCACATCTTTTTAcgtatcaaaaatatatttgatttcaCGACgcacattttatataattacaaagcTGCGGCATTCTTTCATTcttagaaaaagtaaaatagttCTATGTCAGTATGGCGTGGTAACTAAATTTTAAGTAAACcgagagatatattttttccgTATGAAGCTctctcagatttttttttactttttggtTTCTACTGTCTATATATTATGgtgacaaaaaattaatacaaagaaCATGTAtgtattatctttttaatgaaacgttCATTCTAGTGAGATACATGGATACCGGATATTAACATAGATAACGATTTTGTAAAAGTGAACAGATGATGTAATATCATTATTCTCGATACAATTTTAACTGATATGACATTGAAACTAATACAACGTATGAGTCATATTATGACACATGCACGTGTGtacatattatatacgtaACACGAAATCTCACGGAttgagttcttttttttagaaatcgATAGCTTATCATTAACAGCACTTGATAGAGCTTTATTCTGCGTAATGATAAAAAGGTTCGACATCAATTCTTAAAGATGTATGTATCATAGGTGTACCGGAATTGCAATACTTTCCCGAAATAGAATTAGAACATTAATTGTGAGGCAGGTGTTTTTttcattcctttttttatcaGCAGTTTCagctaatatatttttaacttatttgtTTCGCTGGAACagcaatttaaagaaaaatgattttaGATTATGATTAGTTATCGTGATATGTATTCTGCAAATAATGAgtcatatatatattgtcatatataatattatatgtaagaCAGATAAAGacttatcattattatatatattccgaatttcttaataatttatttgattacaaaatgataaatatatcATGTAACATGTCTGATTTCGCGTCAGTTAATTTCCATCACTGTCTTGATCGAGTGAATTTGACAATTGACGATAACAGTCGGCTCTCGTCGCTGTCTAAAAATTTcgtcggcgacggcggcgccGCGTTTTGGGATTTCTCAAAAGCTAAAACGAAGTTTAGTTTCCCGCGCGGTGCTAAAAACAATCGcgcagaaaatttaaatttgacttGAAGCTCTTCCCGAGTCTGCTTTAGTTCCCGAGAAATCCTAAAATGCGGCGCCACCGTTGCTGACGAAATTTCAAGTAGCTTTACGTAGAATACGATGAGTGCAACAAgtgatttattatataataaatatgttagaataaaataataatttatcttccattttctttacaattagATAACGAAGTggtcgaataattttaatggaaaaaatgGAGCCACCGAGTTATACATCACAACCGTATCCTAATCCGCAACCACCGATGTATCCTCATCCGCAACCACCACCGTCAATGCCACAGCCGTCGATGCCTTCACGTAAGTGTCAAATTACGAAAAGATAATAGTCTTATCAGAGGAAGTAATGCATCTCGTTATCCGAACGATACGTTtctaaagtttaatttaatactatGTGATTACAGCTACAGTACACGTTATAACGGCGACGGCTTTTGGCAAGGAAAGCCAGCATCTGATTTGTCCACATTGCCACGCTAATATAACTACACGCGTAGAATCGGCAGCAAACACGAAAACACATCTGATGGCGCTAtgtctttttttgtttctgtaagatttcaaaatataatatatacaaaatacgagttttttttttatcgaaaaaaagtacgattaactctgttttcttttttttttttttttcagatgcTGGTGTTTTACCCCGTGTCCTTATTGCATGGATTCTTGCTTAGTTCAAAAGCATTACTGCCCAGCGTGCGGTTCTTTTCTTGGAGAAtccacaaattaatatttcacatagggatactataaaaaaaaaaaaaaaaaaaaaaaaagactatgGAACTATATTCTGTAGCAAATCCAATCAATTAGAATACACTTCGTAAAGAaggcatatttttattacatatttgtgATAAAGAATTGTTGAATTATCTATAACATAGAAACCATTTTACTGCTCACGTAATTTACGAActgcataaatataattgatacgTACACGCGTgtacacataaaaaaaattcataaattatatatgatttatataattttttaaaaattataaataaaaattgtttttatctttAGATATTTTGCAGTTATCGTTAAATGacatttctataatttaacattatatctCCTAGTACTTATTCTTTATATAGAATAAAGTTACTTCACAAATTTTGGTGTTTGTTCGCAATAACATTTTCTATGACAAAAATTTTCATGTtaacatacttttttttacgataattttttttttttatgtgtgaTAGCTTTTTGGTAGTTTTTAAAgcgatttttataaatttataaataagttTGTTGAAATTTACTTGTGTAATGGCAGTAGGTTTAagaagacattttttttaagaatgatTATAAGAACATTATATTCTTTGAAAGGCTTCCACTCGCCGTCACAGATAATTATTCATAGATCCATTTTTCAGACGCAACGGTCCAGTCGATTACTTCCTTCTCGCCAAaccataaattaatttcttttttagctGACTCAACAGCATCGGAACCGTGGATAATATTTCGTCCTACTTGTATGCAGAAATCTCCACGAATTGTTCCTGGCGCAGAATCCTTAGGATTTGTTTCACCCAACATCACACGACCAGTCTTTACAACATTTAATCCTTCCCAgacctaaaataaaaattttattaatactacAATTCTTTAATAGATAACTTTGatatgatttaaaattaaatatatgaacaagttaattataattatcctGTAGTGTCTTTAAAAGAAACTTACCATTGGCACAACTGGTCCTGAACTCATGTATTTAACTAAACCTGGGAAAAAGGGTCTTGATGCCAAATCAGCATAGTGACGCTTCAGGAGATCTTCATTAGGctatatcaaaaataaaatacacatgtaaaaaaaatataaatgcatactAGTCAAAAATATCACAAAgtcaatcaaaattaataaaaaacaatattttacaagcagcatatgtataaattctaattttttaatttgttacacCGGTGTGCATCTCATTGTTCAATATATTCCCATTTTCAAGTCCATATTGTATGCTTATAACCAATTAtaaacttaaatttaaaattctcccaatatatttctaagagccatgtaatatatatttgcaagTCTTTGGTCAATCCAAGCAGGTTTAAACAAGAGCACAGTGAATTCAAGTGCGAGCGACTTACCCACACCATCTTCATGGCAACCAATTTGAAACCCTTCTCTTCGAATCGCTGAATAATTTTGCCGACTAAACCACGTTGCACGCCGTCCGGCTTAACCATGATAAAAGTACGCTCCTTATTTTCCGccataattaatttgcaaataatttgtagaaaaatcGAGACGAAGCCCAAGACCATGCGACGCCGATGAGCCGGTGAGAGGAAGTGAGGACGTAAGTAAGGTCGAGATCGTCGACGTGATCACGCGGCTGACTATTTCTTCTGAGGTGGGGAGAAGCCAGGAGAAGCCACGAGAAGCGTTGTAATGCGAAACCTGCAAAGTGCCACGATTGTAATTATGTTCCAGCGCGTAAGTTAGGCGTGTGAAAATTTCGTTTTGTTATTTCCGGCCTACGTGAACTAAAGCGTCGTTTGCTTCCTTCCTTTCGATACGATGAGTGACGAAGAGAAAACTGGAGAGAGTGGAGAGAACGATCAACTTTGAATCGGTGCAGGTTACTTCGAACGTGAACTCGGGACCTCTGTCGAGCTGTTCGCGGACCATGAAAATTTTTGATAAGTTTAGGAACGGTCGTGATAGAGAGAGAACGTTCTCAAACTTATCGACAAGATAGTTCGTGGTAAATCGCGATATTACGAAATTGTCAACAGTTATCAAGCCGCCGTCTAAAGTGGTGATTATTgcaatttgcaatattttatgagTTGCGTAATTGTTTTTCGTAAATAATGGCTACATCAGTTAACACAAATCCGTCTACGTTATTGCCACTAggtaagtaataaaaaaaaactcgcacATTAGTTTATTGGATTTACAATTtggcgttaaataaaattgtattcatTTGCAGAATTGGTTGACAAGTGTATCGGCTCTCGGATACatattattatgaaaaatgaTAAGGAGATCGTAGGAACGTTGCAGGGTTTCGACGACTTCGTTAACATGCTACTGGAGGATGTAACGGAAAGCGAAGCTACTCCAGAAGGCCGCAGAGTTACAAAGCTCGATCAGATTCTTCTTAACGGCAGCAACATTACAATGGTTATTATTTGcttaattttgaaagaaactttatttacaaaaagatTTTGGTAAGAAGGAAAGCAAAGGATACATTTTCATAtccgattaatattttttttacagttggTGCCTGGTGGCGAGATGCCagaaacgtaaaagaaacTTTGAACGAGACTCTAAGTACGTTAAATATAAACGTTAAGCTCCTTCGTAcaagtaagatttttttataaacttaagCTAAgtttcgattaaataaatctcaAATATTGACTACAAAAGATCAAGTCTTTTGATTATTTCGCCGAGCGAAGGTCTGTCTTCGAGGTTATGCGACCATGCTGCTCTGAATAGTTCCTTATATCTTCCAGCGAACTCGTCGTCGAGACCTTCGTCTTTAGGACGCGTACCttttacagaaatatatattatggTATGGATATGTAATCCATGGAATGGCACTTCTCTCGACAGCATTTGCCAGGCTACAATTCCTAGTGAGTAAATATCGGCGGCGAATGTAGGTACGTTTCCTCGAAGCACTTCTGGTGCTGTGTAACCCGGTGTACcctgagaaaagaaaagaaatccaAGTTGAGTATGcctatattttataattatgtttattttttgatttaaataaaaatttttttaatatatgcgtGCATACTCGCGGACTGATGGAAACCAGTTGTTCGTCGACTAACACGGAACTGCCAAAATCAGTGAGTTTAGCTTGACCATTAGCTGCCATAAGAATATTGGTTGCTTTGACATCTGCGTGGATCACTCCGGAATCGTGGCAGAATTGAAGAGCGCTAGCAACGTCCCTCCAAATGGAAACCCGTTCCTCTTTCGACAGAGCTGATTCCTGTAACTTGTTCTGCAATGACGTACTGCACAGCTCCATCGTTATCAACGACAAGCTATTTCCTTGTTctatacttaatattttcacGATGTTAGAATGTCGCAGATTAGTCGCGTGTCTCTCCGAGTTTATTACTTCATCGTCGTTTTGTTTCCGCGGAATTACTTTTGCTGCTACTTGATTTCCTAAGGCAGCAATAATGACGGTAAATAGCATTTTCGTTGCTCCTCATACGATTAGCTTTGACGTActtagtaatataatttatttaaagaaaattacgttaGGACACCTTTGTAAGAGACCTTGTAGACTGTGCCGAAGGCACCAACTCCGAGCAGGGAGCGACGTTTCTGCGGTAGACCGTCTTTGAGTAGTTTGATCCTATTAGGAGTATCTACACTGAACGGTGACAATAGCCTTTCATCTCCTACGTTCTCTCCACGAAAGTTATTCGGAGTTCTTGGACTTGGAgttctaataaattatcatattccatttataaaactttaatttgaataacaaaaatattacaatcgcTCTCACCTGATATTCAATAAAGTACTTTCCAATGGCCGAGGTGAGAGGAGCTTTAATGCTGCAGGCACTAATCTTCGCGGTGAAGCCATTAAAATGACGATTACGGTACGaataacgatttttatttatagaaaaagtGCTTGGAATTTTTCTAACACTATTTGCATAGGAAATGATTTTTCCATCACGTCGCGTATGTAGAAAGGCGTAGgactttcattaaaattcCGTTTTCAGTTTACTAACACGTTGAGGACAATGAGAGAACCGTAGATACAAATAATACGGATCGTATAACagagtttttttcttttctttttttttctctctctcaacATCGAGTATTCGAGCATACATTCCTTTTACATATCGAAGTTTTagttgcaaagaaaaaaattggtaTAGGTAATAAGACACGTACAAATagaatacaattaaaatatgttttatttctttgatcAGTAATTTAAGGCGCAAATCGACTACTGTCTATTATCTAtttgctaattattattactttttttttctttttaatactgtACGTTAACTAGATTATGTACAACCGTACTATCGCTTCTTGTAACAATTCGCTTCAATAATCTtttgttacaatattaatatcaacgACGATAGGAACGCATATAAGTGTGTATGtacgcgcgtacgtgtgcaTCGATAATGCTCTATGGATCGATTGAACATCTAATTAGAGAAATGGTATTGTAAACTTTGTCGCTAACGTTAAGTGCTCGGTTGTACCATTTTGTTTTCGAGCGATTCTGTTTGCTATCACAATGATTAAGTATATCGCTTCCATTCTGTCTATAGATTTCTCTCtattatcgattaattaacaatCGACTTGTAACAAGCGGAAACGACTTTACGGAAGTTTTTAGTAAAATACTctaatacgaataaaaatacgatgtatcctctctctttctatatatatatattttttttctatttgtttgaAAATAGTTTATTCTTCTTAAATATAACTCTTCCTTTTTCATTCACCAGCCTTTTATGTCTTACGATAATTCTGAACCGCTCTAATTACAGCGTTCATCGATCGCCTCGTCTTGCtcgcaaacgcgcgcgcgaatcaATTCTCTTAGGTTTCACGTTGTAAGAATGAGTTAAAATCATGTTTTTACGAGTAAATATATGAATACTTATTCAATGGAGTTTGCAGGACGTATTGATCAAGTAAATAGAATGAATAAAATGTTGCAGTTTCGACTTTGTCGACTTGCAGGAGTATCTACTGAAAGATTTACGGAAAATCCGTATTCACAGAATTCAAGGATGCATAAATCCTtaagaaattgaaattctaTGAATCTAACGTgtggatataaaaatataacaactATCCCATTTTTAAGTGCAGTTATGAATAAGCACTTGTGCAAGTAAACGAGATACAGgtttttaagtattatttttatagtgaaagatataaattttgtaagtaCTTGCTGCTATAAagatatgtacatatatatgtaagtACGAGCCagaaatttaacaatatgTAGCAATTGTGAAATTTATCAAAGCAAAGatcattaaaacttttaacttTAAGATTAAAACACGAATttgttaaatgttttttttttttttcatatatatatatgtagaagCACAGTTCtacaaaagaaagaagaaattttgAGACTTATATCGCGTactaaagaattaataatttggaACATGCAAAAATTCACAAATTGTGTCATATAATACACATCTTTGAAGAATAAAATTCAAGGCAATTACATGTTTTcttacattaaatatgtgtCTTATTatgaaaggaagagagaaaggaacaATTTACGAAAACGTTATCTCTCGAAAAGCATCACTAGCCAAACATTGTCTTCATAACACTTTGGCACTACTCTTATATGTGCCATTACGTAAACTTCTCCTGAGCATTACATTGTCAGGCGCAAATATCAGGCACTCAGAGGCACCAGTTGTGGCTCAATCATTTCAAAATATGCAATCAGGCaatcattttaaatatatatatataaaaaaaataaaaacaaaattacaaaaattttttaaacaattaaaatgtataggcCAATgcagtattaataattataaacgaaaatgaaaattcgtGCACTATTAAGTtcgaaaaattagaaaataaaaactgtaaaacataaaagaaaaaacaatttgtgCAAATAAAATCCAACTGTCTTTCGACTGAGGATAATTCTTACTGCATtgttttagatatttatttgcattatatgATACCGTTTAATTTCTCTATCGATAGATCCTATCAGTAAACGCGTTTccataatttaatgaaaatataattttctctgtATTAGCAAATCGACGCTATATAAGGACTTGATGACCCTGATGCGAAATaggtatataaataatttcgatagGTACTATATCTTGGAcgaatttaaagagaaagagagaagagagatacGCCACGATAGCGAATATTCGATTAAGGCACAATCTAACCAGGTAGAGGAGCCTCCTCGTAGAAGTCCAACTCGTCTTCGACTTCGTGCTCGGGTTCCTTACTGTCGAGGGCGCGCAGCTCCGTATTGGTGAAGAAATGGCTCATCTGAGCGCGTAACGGTATCATCAGAATAAGGAAGAAGGGCAGGGCCAGGGCGGCTCTAGTACTCTTGACAATCCACAATACAGCTAGGCACAAAATCTGTATGAAAGTGAAGATGTGCATCTTTTTAGTTTGCACGCGGCGTACATAATTTGCTGTGCCGTGATGTTTGACCGGCATGAAAAATAGCTTGATACGGTCAAATAATTGCACGCCGTTCGTCGACGAGACGCCCATGTAGAGAAATACACCAAGAAGGACGGACATCGGTACCCGTCGCAACAACGGTGCCATAAGTACGCTCAGGCCTATAAGTATCGCGACCAGGAGAGCGCTCACTCGTTGCTCCTTCACTTCGACGATGTGCGGCTTGTCGCCGGGCGCGTGGGTGCGTGACATTACAGTCACGGCGGAAACGTGAGTGAGAGAGCGTACAGATGCGGCGCTACACCAAGGTGCACCCATCAGACCACATCCTACGTTCATTAGACAAACTACCACGATGTCCATGTGATAGCCGTTGCCCTTTCGCAATTTACGTTCCTTTTTATCAATAATCAATCTGAAAAACGAACAATTGCAATTAGTTCAAAATGTGAGTCGTCtctagtaattaaaataaccaAATCTACTTACTCTGATATTTGAGTTTCCATAAACACCAAAATGTAAACCAGCAAAGCTGGTATCACGCAAGCTAAAATCATCCAAAGAGGTACGGATCCAGAGGGAGATACGAACCAATTTCTACCTGGTACAGATGGAGAAAGTCCTTCGGGAACCAACAACTTCTCCGTTTTTACCATAAATAGATAGTCAATTAGAACAAAGACGATGATACTAATAGGCACACCAAAGTCTCCGAAGGCTCTTCGAGCACTACGGCCCAGATAATGGCTGTTTCGAAAAATTCTTAAGTAATAGGCACCCAGAAAAGTGCCCAGACAAAGAATCGTACACATCAAAGCTGTGTTAGGCTGATTGATTAGCCGTCCGGCTTTATTACGACCAGGTACCAGTTCGCGAATCTCCTCCAAATGTAAGGTCTCCTCAGTTCCGTTCCACAGCGATTTAGTGACTTTCATTTCAGTAACATATAGTGGATAAATCGTGTCGTTATAGTCGGGCCCAAAGCTGTATTCATGGAGAAGAGGATTGTGTACGAAATAGTTGTAAAGTTTCATGAATGTTTCAACAATGTAAAGAATAGAAATTAATCCAGTGAAAATTTCTTCGGTGAAACGGGTAAAGAGTCGTACAAGAACCGAACCCTCGACACAGGCGATCACTAGTGCGATGATACCCATCCAGATGCCAATATATACCCGTACAGTGAGAAATTCGAGCTCATTTGCCAGGCAGAATTTGTATAAGCTTTCATCGAAAAGCAACAAAGGACCAGTCGTGCCGATGATTACCAGCGGTTGAGTGGCAAATAACGCCATTATTACGCCTGTCCACGAACCGGAGACTAAAGTTTCGGAAATTCCAATTACATTTTGCGTCTTGTCGCTCATCAGGCCGCCGAAAGTGATGGCGCCGCACAGCGCGGCGAAATACATGAAGATAGCTGCTGCGAGACAGGACGAACTCAAACCATCCGTGAAATCAGACAAATAGAACGGGTAGCGACGTTTAATGTCGTTGATGAGGCAGCCAAACGGTCGTTTAGTACGTCGCAATGGATCATCGTCTTCCGGTGGtttcttttctccctcgcCGGCAAGAAGAGCtattatacgtaatataaataataattaattaagaacgaAATAACaagagataaatttaaaaatggaaatatttaatatttaatattatattatattaaatggaaatattaaatatttaatattaaattatattaaatggaaatattaaatatttaattatttaagcatttttttaattaccctTTTTTACAGCTGCCTCACTTTCTTCTGGCTTGCTCTTTTCTTGAAGCGCCTTGGCCTTACGCTTTCTGATCGCTTCGCTCTTAGCCTTAAGTTCATCAAACGGAAGCAAAGCCTGTCTCTCCCAATCCCCGGGTGGCAGTACAATTGAATCATCCAGAAACTCGTTAATAGCCGACAGCAGCTCTCGCCTTTCGTTAGCCTTATAAGCGATTTTGTGGAACGATGTGTTTGCCATCAGAGTGGAGATTGACCGACCTATCTCGTGATAATCCAAGTCTGCGTTCCTTGGCCCCAATAGAGTAAACATGAACCTGACGGGTATCGTGACTTCCGTGATGGACGGCATAAATACACCTTCGGCCAATCGTACGAAGGCTATTGTTGGCTGATCCAGAAAGTCAACGGCGCCGACAAGTACAACTGTCGCCTCAGCACCGGCTGGAATTCTCTTGAGGATGTAGTCGTTGTGAGTCTTCTTCAGATCCTCGCTACTGCTCATGTAAGTTTGTTCTTCTTTCATATCGACCACCGTGTGATTACTGTCGAGCGCCAAGTTCGATGAAATGATCTTCGGCTTCGCGTCTTGCAGATTCTGTCGGgataaattcgaaatttttataaaacaattaaaaaaatttttaattacgccgaAAAAAGACTAAcaaattcaattctttttcaatatcttgAAACTAGAACAATCTGTGCTATCAagcaattaaaactaattactAATTtctaaagcaaaaaaataaattatgaaataagtgaaaaataattatgaagtTAAAtgaatgataaaataaataacttatttacgaatataatgtatttttgattaaaatataataattaaacaattgttCTTCTGATTTCACGATATTGTTTAACTACAAAGAAATGtttaagataataataatttttccagaaaaaaaacaagctgATTAATCTTTCaagtttatgaaaattaagtATAATCGAAATATACGATAAGAAAAGAATGATTTTTCTCGTCAcaagtatattataattataaaagatattaattaaggTAAGCATCTCGccatataaaaatatccttGTGGTAGAAAcgattaaaattctaaagCAAGATAACTGATGTATAGCATATTCGTAAATGCACACACGAATGCATGATAATACATAAAGAgatttttcatattaaaatgtttaaagagttgatattttatgtacattaTGAAAAATGTGTCACATCTTGGTGATTTGttccgcaa from Cardiocondyla obscurior isolate alpha-2009 linkage group LG12, Cobs3.1, whole genome shotgun sequence encodes the following:
- the Ae2 gene encoding band 3 anion transport protein isoform X2, with the translated sequence MGFDIDPSLPRTVVCISLHQFSPLSLSRSGGHHPPPSVWIPPALSADRPGCHSARDAMPEATAGSSGKSFLQRARGKVLRWLRRSLRTTHQIDGHAAETGPELDEEMEKVFAMDAGEKFDVARLGSPSESAGSDRDRDRGPPRYGGDRDFNQYRKRSYPHPHMPLKSLHSRSMRRHLSPEGSATEGSTEEDHSNYQTKNNEIQEVDGINRSRLQSIVTSEGEVDDETVEETENVGGSENEAPISERAASGFSDCSTIGSPRVQFEKIKEEDVLNTQTEEVPMSTVASDLEEDRNRRRHQKHEHKRHHHKSRKYSLQEDPQWRKRSGAGLTDNSSLLTRRVSVQPEEASTLQELDIDDLESHRSDDPRGMRRHKAAHSVVQIGRRKEGGIPHDTFKKMYDHSPHEVFVQLDELHGLGEEREWRETARWIKYEEDVEEGADRWGRPHVASLSFHSLLNLRRCLETGVVLLDLEEKDLPGLAYRVVEQMVIEELILAQDRPVVMRALLLRHKHVHEHERGFRFGGKRSYSTSYTSLQSIWLEEEDAAREAAENHNLQDAKPKIISSNLALDSNHTVVDMKEEQTYMSSSEDLKKTHNDYILKRIPAGAEATVVLVGAVDFLDQPTIAFVRLAEGVFMPSITEVTIPVRFMFTLLGPRNADLDYHEIGRSISTLMANTSFHKIAYKANERRELLSAINEFLDDSIVLPPGDWERQALLPFDELKAKSEAIRKRKAKALQEKSKPEESEAAVKKALLAGEGEKKPPEDDDPLRRTKRPFGCLINDIKRRYPFYLSDFTDGLSSSCLAAAIFMYFAALCGAITFGGLMSDKTQNVIGISETLVSGSWTGVIMALFATQPLVIIGTTGPLLLFDESLYKFCLANELEFLTVRVYIGIWMGIIALVIACVEGSVLVRLFTRFTEEIFTGLISILYIVETFMKLYNYFVHNPLLHEYSFGPDYNDTIYPLYVTEMKVTKSLWNGTEETLHLEEIRELVPGRNKAGRLINQPNTALMCTILCLGTFLGAYYLRIFRNSHYLGRSARRAFGDFGVPISIIVFVLIDYLFMVKTEKLLVPEGLSPSVPGRNWFVSPSGSVPLWMILACVIPALLVYILVFMETQISELIIDKKERKLRKGNGYHMDIVVVCLMNVGCGLMGAPWCSAASVRSLTHVSAVTVMSRTHAPGDKPHIVEVKEQRVSALLVAILIGLSVLMAPLLRRVPMSVLLGVFLYMGVSSTNGVQLFDRIKLFFMPVKHHGTANYVRRVQTKKMHIFTFIQILCLAVLWIVKSTRAALALPFFLILMIPLRAQMSHFFTNTELRALDSKEPEHEVEDELDFYEEAPLPG